The following proteins are encoded in a genomic region of Arachis ipaensis cultivar K30076 chromosome B02, Araip1.1, whole genome shotgun sequence:
- the LOC107626436 gene encoding peptidyl-prolyl cis-trans isomerase FKBP16-4, chloroplastic isoform X3: MQLSLFLHHHHHPMLLHNYCPLNSLHFTRTQTRLYNRNSYKIDEGRRALLSCLLITTFSVSGVYACDDAEAVSTSRRALRGAKIPESDFTTLPNGLKYYDLKVGQGAEAVKGSRVAVHYVAKWRGITFMTSRQGMGVGGGTPYGFDVGESERGNVLKGLDLGVQGMRVGGQRLLIVPPELAYGKKGVQEIPPNATIELDVELLSIKQSPFGTAVKIVEG; this comes from the exons ATGCAACTCTCTTTGTTCCTCCATCATCACCACCACCCTATGCTCCTCCATAATTATTGCCCTCTTAACTCTCTTCACTTCACAA GGACACAAACAAGACTTTACAATAGGAATTCATATAAG ATTGATGAAGGAAGAAGGGCATTGCTCAGTTGTCTCCTCATCACCACTT ttTCAGTTAGTGGAGTGTATGCATGTGATGATGCTGAAGCTGTTAGCACAAGTAGAAGAGCT CTAAGAGGAGCAAAAATTCCAGAAAGTGATTTTACAACCCTACCTAATGGCTTGAA GTACTATGATTTGAAGGTTGGGCAAGGAGCCGAGGCTGTAAAAGGATCTCGTGTCGCG GTTCACTATGTTGCTAAGTGGAGAGGTATCACATTTATGACTAGTAGACAAGGAATGGGAGTTGGAGGAGGAACG CCCTATGGATTTGATGTAGGAGAATCCGAGAGGGGAAATGTTCTCAAAGGGTTGGATTTAGGTGTACAAGGCATGAGAGTGGGAGGCCAG AGATTACTAATTGTTCCTCCAGAACTTGCCTATGGAAAGAAGGGAGTCCAAGAAATACCTCCAAATGCAACAATAGAG TTGGATGTTGAACTGCTTTCAATCAAACAAAGTCCATTCGG GACTGCGGTAAAGATCGTTGAAGGTTAA
- the LOC107626436 gene encoding peptidyl-prolyl cis-trans isomerase FKBP16-4, chloroplastic isoform X4 produces the protein MQLSLFLHHHHHPMLLHNYCPLNSLHFTRTQTRLYNRNSYKIDEGRRALLSCLLITTFSGVYACDDAEAVSTSRRALRGAKIPESDFTTLPNGLKYYDLKVGQGAEAVKGSRVAVHYVAKWRGITFMTSRQGMGVGGGTPYGFDVGESERGNVLKGLDLGVQGMRVGGQRLLIVPPELAYGKKGVQEIPPNATIELDVELLSIKQSPFGTAVKIVEG, from the exons ATGCAACTCTCTTTGTTCCTCCATCATCACCACCACCCTATGCTCCTCCATAATTATTGCCCTCTTAACTCTCTTCACTTCACAA GGACACAAACAAGACTTTACAATAGGAATTCATATAAG ATTGATGAAGGAAGAAGGGCATTGCTCAGTTGTCTCCTCATCACCACTT TTAGTGGAGTGTATGCATGTGATGATGCTGAAGCTGTTAGCACAAGTAGAAGAGCT CTAAGAGGAGCAAAAATTCCAGAAAGTGATTTTACAACCCTACCTAATGGCTTGAA GTACTATGATTTGAAGGTTGGGCAAGGAGCCGAGGCTGTAAAAGGATCTCGTGTCGCG GTTCACTATGTTGCTAAGTGGAGAGGTATCACATTTATGACTAGTAGACAAGGAATGGGAGTTGGAGGAGGAACG CCCTATGGATTTGATGTAGGAGAATCCGAGAGGGGAAATGTTCTCAAAGGGTTGGATTTAGGTGTACAAGGCATGAGAGTGGGAGGCCAG AGATTACTAATTGTTCCTCCAGAACTTGCCTATGGAAAGAAGGGAGTCCAAGAAATACCTCCAAATGCAACAATAGAG TTGGATGTTGAACTGCTTTCAATCAAACAAAGTCCATTCGG GACTGCGGTAAAGATCGTTGAAGGTTAA
- the LOC107626436 gene encoding peptidyl-prolyl cis-trans isomerase FKBP16-4, chloroplastic isoform X2: MQLSLFLHHHHHPMLLHNYCPLNSLHFTRTQTRLYNRNSYKVLPCNCSYSSSSSNKADSFTSKIDEGRRALLSCLLITTFSGVYACDDAEAVSTSRRALRGAKIPESDFTTLPNGLKYYDLKVGQGAEAVKGSRVAVHYVAKWRGITFMTSRQGMGVGGGTPYGFDVGESERGNVLKGLDLGVQGMRVGGQRLLIVPPELAYGKKGVQEIPPNATIELDVELLSIKQSPFGTAVKIVEG; encoded by the exons ATGCAACTCTCTTTGTTCCTCCATCATCACCACCACCCTATGCTCCTCCATAATTATTGCCCTCTTAACTCTCTTCACTTCACAA GGACACAAACAAGACTTTACAATAGGAATTCATATAAGGTACTACCATGCAATTGttcatattcttcttcttcttccaacaaAGCTGATAGTTTTACTTCAAAGATTGATGAAGGAAGAAGGGCATTGCTCAGTTGTCTCCTCATCACCACTT TTAGTGGAGTGTATGCATGTGATGATGCTGAAGCTGTTAGCACAAGTAGAAGAGCT CTAAGAGGAGCAAAAATTCCAGAAAGTGATTTTACAACCCTACCTAATGGCTTGAA GTACTATGATTTGAAGGTTGGGCAAGGAGCCGAGGCTGTAAAAGGATCTCGTGTCGCG GTTCACTATGTTGCTAAGTGGAGAGGTATCACATTTATGACTAGTAGACAAGGAATGGGAGTTGGAGGAGGAACG CCCTATGGATTTGATGTAGGAGAATCCGAGAGGGGAAATGTTCTCAAAGGGTTGGATTTAGGTGTACAAGGCATGAGAGTGGGAGGCCAG AGATTACTAATTGTTCCTCCAGAACTTGCCTATGGAAAGAAGGGAGTCCAAGAAATACCTCCAAATGCAACAATAGAG TTGGATGTTGAACTGCTTTCAATCAAACAAAGTCCATTCGG GACTGCGGTAAAGATCGTTGAAGGTTAA
- the LOC107626436 gene encoding peptidyl-prolyl cis-trans isomerase FKBP16-4, chloroplastic isoform X1 codes for MQLSLFLHHHHHPMLLHNYCPLNSLHFTRTQTRLYNRNSYKVLPCNCSYSSSSSNKADSFTSKIDEGRRALLSCLLITTFSVSGVYACDDAEAVSTSRRALRGAKIPESDFTTLPNGLKYYDLKVGQGAEAVKGSRVAVHYVAKWRGITFMTSRQGMGVGGGTPYGFDVGESERGNVLKGLDLGVQGMRVGGQRLLIVPPELAYGKKGVQEIPPNATIELDVELLSIKQSPFGTAVKIVEG; via the exons ATGCAACTCTCTTTGTTCCTCCATCATCACCACCACCCTATGCTCCTCCATAATTATTGCCCTCTTAACTCTCTTCACTTCACAA GGACACAAACAAGACTTTACAATAGGAATTCATATAAGGTACTACCATGCAATTGttcatattcttcttcttcttccaacaaAGCTGATAGTTTTACTTCAAAGATTGATGAAGGAAGAAGGGCATTGCTCAGTTGTCTCCTCATCACCACTT ttTCAGTTAGTGGAGTGTATGCATGTGATGATGCTGAAGCTGTTAGCACAAGTAGAAGAGCT CTAAGAGGAGCAAAAATTCCAGAAAGTGATTTTACAACCCTACCTAATGGCTTGAA GTACTATGATTTGAAGGTTGGGCAAGGAGCCGAGGCTGTAAAAGGATCTCGTGTCGCG GTTCACTATGTTGCTAAGTGGAGAGGTATCACATTTATGACTAGTAGACAAGGAATGGGAGTTGGAGGAGGAACG CCCTATGGATTTGATGTAGGAGAATCCGAGAGGGGAAATGTTCTCAAAGGGTTGGATTTAGGTGTACAAGGCATGAGAGTGGGAGGCCAG AGATTACTAATTGTTCCTCCAGAACTTGCCTATGGAAAGAAGGGAGTCCAAGAAATACCTCCAAATGCAACAATAGAG TTGGATGTTGAACTGCTTTCAATCAAACAAAGTCCATTCGG GACTGCGGTAAAGATCGTTGAAGGTTAA
- the LOC107626435 gene encoding cactin, producing MGSKSRKERRSRRSDDSESESPSSRSDDADSRDSSPERGSKRRQRSSRRSSHVSSSSRSRRQSRRDSDSSYEDDSDDSADRGGSRNKKKSSRNITEEEIAQYLAKKAQRKALKVAKKLKTNTVSGYSNDSNPFGDSNLNEKFVWRKKIERDVSHGVPIDSFSVKAEKKRQRERMAEIEKVKKRREERALEKAQHEEEMALLARERARAEFQDWEKREEEFHFDQSKVRSEIRLREGRAKPIDVLTKQLNGSDDLDIEINEPYMVFKGLTVKEMEELRDDIKMHLDLDRATPTHEQYWEALLLVCDWELAEARRKDALDRARVRGEEPPAELLAEERGLHASVEEDVKKLLEGKTHAELEALQAHIESEMRTGTAKVVEYWEAVLKRLHIYKAKACLKEIHAKMLRKHLQLLEQPLDGEDKVEDAHAFKSEEETEDLKDRSADESFSPEPIRAKEHEVEDEPGSFSPELLHGDEDEEAIDPEEDRALLERKRMAVLEEQQRRIQEAMASKPAPSEDNFEMKAMKAMGAMEDGDAVFGSGAEVNLDSQVYWWHDKYRPRKPKYFNRVHTGYEWNKYNQTHYDHDNPPPKIVQGYKFNIFYPDLVDKTKAPTYTIEKDGSNGETCIIRFHAGPPYEDIAFRIVNKEWEYSHKKGFKCTFERGILHVYFNFKRYRYRR from the exons ATGGGTAGTAAGAGTAGGAAAGAAAGGAGGTCTAGAAGATCAGATGATTCTGAATCAGAGTCGCCTTCTTCACGCTCAGATGATGCAGACAGCCGTGATTCATCCCCTGAGAGGGGTTCCAAGAGGCGGCAGAGAAGCAGTCGTCGCAGCAGTCACGTAAGCAGCAGTAGTCGATCACGGAGGCAGAGCAGGCGTGACTCAGATAGTTCCTATGAAGATGACAGTGACGATAGTGCTGATAGGGGTGGTAGCAGGAATAAGAAAAAATCCTCCAGGAACATCACTGAAGAGGAAATAGCACAGTACCTGGCTAAAAAGGCCCAGAGAAAG GCTTTGAAAGTTGCTAAGAAATTAAAGACTAATACTGTATCTGGGTATTCAAATGACTCGAATCCATTTGGTGACTCTAATCTTaatgagaa GTTTGTATGGCGTAAGAAGATTGAGCGTGATGTTTCTCATGGGGTGCCTATTGATTCATTTTCAGTTAAAGCTGAGAAAAAGAGACAGAGAGAAAGGATG GCTGAAattgaaaaagtgaaaaaaagaagagaggaaaGGGCACTTGAGAAAGCACAACATGAGGAAGAGATG GCTTTGTTAGCTAGAGAACGTGCTAGAGCTGAGTTCCAGGACTGGGAAAAAAGAGAAGAGGAG TTTCATTTTGATCAAAGCAAGGTTAGGTCAGAGATTAGATTGCGTGAAGGGCGTGCCAAGCCAATTGATGTTCTAACCAAGCAGCTGAATGGCTCTGATGATTTGGATATAGAAATAAATGAACCATACATGGTCTTCAAG GGTTTGACGGTGAAAGAAATGGAAGAGCTTCGTGATGACATCAAAATGCATCTGGACCTTGACAGGGCCACCCCCACCCATGAACAATATTGGGAG GCACTTCTTCTGGTGTGTGATTGGGAGCTAGCTGAAGCACGAAGAAAGGATGCACTTGATCGAGCTAGGGTGCGAGGAGAAGAACCTCCAGCCGAGCTGCTTGCAGAAGAAAGGGGTCTGCATGCTAGTGTTGAGGAGGACGTGAAGAAGCTTTTGGAGGGGAAGACACATGCAGAGTTGGAAGCTTTACAAGCTCATATTGAGTCAGAGATGCGTACTGGTACTGCAAAGGTGGTTGAGTATTGGGAGGCTGTTTTAAAACGTCTCCATATATACAAGGCCAAG GCTTGTTTGAAAGAAATTCATGCCAAAATGTTGCGCAAGCATTTGCAACTCCTTGAACAACCATTGGATGGTGAGGATAAAGTGGAAGATGCTCATGCTTTCAAATCTGAGGAAGAAACTGAGGATCTCAAGG ACCGATCCGCAGATGAATCATTTTCACCAGAGCCCATTAGAGCAAAGGAACATGAAGTTGAAGATGAGCCCGGGTCATTTTCACCAGAACTATTGCACGGTGATGAAGATGAGGAAGCCATTGATCCTGAAGAGGATAGGGCACTATTG GAGCGGAAACGTATGGCTGTATTGGAAGAGCAGCAAAGACGTATTCAGGAAGCGATGGCGTCAAAGCCTGCTCCATCTGAAGATAACTTCGAGATGAAAGCCATGAAAGCTATGGGAGCTATGGAAGATGGAGACGCAGTGTTTGGCTCTGGTGCTGAAGTGAATCTAGATTCACAG GTTTATTGGTGGCACGACAAGTACCGGCCAAGGAAACCGAAATATTTCAATCGCGTTCACACTGGATACGAGTGGAACAAATATAATCAGACTCACTATGATCATGACAATCCACCTCCAAAGATTGTGCAAGGGTATAAATTCAATATTTTCTACCCTGATCTTGTAGACAAGACAAAAGCCCCAACCTACACTATTGAGAAGGATGGCAGCAATGGTGAGACTTGCATCATAAGATTCCATGCAGGGCCGCCATACGAAGATATC GCTTTCCGCATTGTTAACAAGGAATGGGAGTATTCTCATAAGAAGGGATTCAAGTGCACCTTTGAGCGTGGAATTCTACACGTTTACTTCAATTTCAAACGCTACCGTTACCGCCGATAA
- the LOC107628625 gene encoding polyadenylate-binding protein 7 isoform X1: protein MAAATVVPATTVVPATASLYVGDLHPDVVDSELFEAFSEFKSIASVRICKDSATGRSLCYGYVNFISHQDASRAIELKNHSLLHGKVIRVMVASRDPDVRKSGRGNVFVKNLAESIDNAELHDLFQKFGNILSSKVVMSEDGKSKGYGFVQFESEESANAAIEKLNGITVKDKQIYVGNFVKKSERILPDPEAKYTNIYIKNLDPDITEELLQKKFSSFGKIMSLAIAKDANGMSKGFAFVNYDNPEEAKQAMETMNGSQFGSKILYVARAQKKAEREQILNHLFEEKRKEHILKYKGSNIYVKNINDSVTDDQLREHFSACGTITSAKVMQDEKGVSKGFGFVCFSTPEEAHKAVNTFHGCMFHGKPLYVALAQRKEDRQTQLQLYFSQQLPGLGAPSNAVIPGGYPRFYYTGGVLSHVPSQPGMMYQQHLGLRSGWRANNAFAPPTRSFQQSAAPNVSNNTRQHRQNRGRMNGHTNSHGKAYSSQSAASSKDSSAQQYASLQSGQAIFVLGGHRNVMEKGSGISSSGGSQGSEMLHSMLATAVPEQQKQILGERLFPLIKKLKPNLASKITGMLLEMDNAELLLLLESPESLSAKVEEAVQVLKNSTTKVSGQEAFHPNLLSAEVTVN, encoded by the exons ATGGCGGCGGCGACGGTGGTTCCGGCGACGACAGTGGTTCCGGCGACGGCGTCGCTCTACGTTGGAGACCTGCACCCTGATGTGGTAGACAGCGAGCTGTTCGAGGCGTTCTCGGAGTTCAAGAGCATCGCCTCCGTTCGAATCTGCAAAGACTCTGCCACAGGGAGGTCACTCTGTTACGGTTACGTCAACTTCATTTCTCACCAAGACG CAAGTCGTGCAATTGAGTTGAAGAATCATTCTTTACTACATGGAAAAGTGATAAGGGTCATGGTCGCGAGTCGCGATCCTGATGTGAGAAAAAGTGGCAGAGGGAATGTTTTTGTTAAG AACTTAGCTGAATCCATAGATAATGCGGAATTACATGATTTATTTCAAAAGTTTGGAAATATCTTGTCCAGCAAAGTTGTGATGTCGGAGGATGGGAAGAGCAAAGGGTATGGCTTTGTTCAATTTGAGTCAGAGGAATCTGCAAATGCTGCCATCGAGAAGTTGAATGGCATTACTGTTAAAGATAAGCAGAT ATATGTTGGGAATTTTGTGAAAAAGAGTGAACGCATACTGCCTGATCCTGAAGCCaaatatacaaatatatacatCAAGAATTTGGACCCAGATATTACGGAAGAACTCCTTCAGAAGAAGTTTTCTTCTTTTGGAAAAATTATGAGCCTGGCTATAGCAAAAGATGCCAATGGGATGTCAAAGGGTTTTGCATTTGTGAACTATGATAACCCAGAGGAAGCTAAACAGGCAATGGAAACAATGAATGGATCACAATTTG GTTCAAAGATTCTATATGTAGCCAGGGCACAAAAGAAGGCTGAGCGTGAGCAGATCTTAAATCATCTGTTTGAAGAGAAACGTAAGGAACACATCTTGAAATACAAG GGATCAAACATTTATGTGAAGAACATTAATGATAGTGTCACTGATGACCAACTACGAGAGCACTTCAGTGCATGTGGCACAATTACATCTGCTAAAGTCATGCAAGATGAGAAAGGTGTAAGCAAGGGGTTTGGCTTTGTCTGCTTCTCTACCCCTGAGGAGGCCCATAAAGCAGTGAACACTTTTCATG GATGCATGTTCCATGGTAAACCACTATATGTTGCTCTTGCCCAGAGGAAAGAGGATAGGCAAACACAGTTGCAGCTCTACTTTTCTCAGCAATTACCAGGGCTAGGTGCACCTTCAAATGCAGTTATTCCTGGTGGATATCCTCGTTTCTACTATACTGGTGGAGTTCTTTCACATGTCCCTTCTCAACCTGGGATGATGTATCAACAACATCTTGGATTGAGGTCAGGTTGGAGGGCTAATAATGCTTTTGCACCTCCCACTAGATCATTTCAGCAGTCTGCAGCTCCTAAC GTTTCAAACAATACTAGGCAGCATAGGCAAAACAGAGGTAGGATGAACGGACACACAAATTCACATGGAAAAGCATACTCTTCTCAGTCAGCAGCCTCTTCTAAAGACTCAAGTGCCCAGCAG TATGCTTCATTGCAGTCTGGACAGGCTATTTTTGTTCTCGGTGGACACCGGAATGTGATGGAAAAAGGATCTGGAATTTCATCCTCTGGAGGGTCTCAGGGATCAGAAATGCTGCATAGTATGCTTGCTACTGCTGTCCCCGAGCAACAGAAACAGATACTTGGCGAGCGTCTTTTCCCACTTATCAAGAAACTCAAG CCTAACTTGGCATCAAAGATTACAGGAATGCTTTTGGAGATGGACAATGCAGAATTGCTGCTGCTCCTGGAATCACCGGAATCACTTTCTGCAAAGGTGGAAGAAGCTGTGCAAGTGCTTAAGAATTCCACCACCAAGGTTTCTGGCCAGGAAGCATTTCATCCGAACTTGCTTTCGGCTGAAGTTACCGTTAACTGA
- the LOC107628625 gene encoding polyadenylate-binding protein 7 isoform X2, with amino-acid sequence MAAATVVPATTVVPATASLYVGDLHPDVVDSELFEAFSEFKSIASVRICKDSATGRSLCYGYVNFISHQDASRAIELKNHSLLHGKVIRVMVASRDPDVRKSGRGNVFVKNLAESIDNAELHDLFQKFGNILSSKVVMSEDGKSKGYGFVQFESEESANAAIEKLNGITVKDKQIYVGNFVKKSERILPDPEAKYTNIYIKNLDPDITEELLQKKFSSFGKIMSLAIAKDANGMSKGFAFVNYDNPEEAKQAMETMNGSQFGSKILYVARAQKKAEREQILNHLFEEKRKEHILKYKGSNIYVKNINDSVTDDQLREHFSACGTITSAKVMQDEKGVSKGFGFVCFSTPEEAHKAVNTFHGCMFHGKPLYVALAQRKEDRQTQLQLYFSQQLPGLGAPSNAVIPGGYPRFYYTGGVLSHVPSQPGMMYQQHLGLRSGWRANNAFAPPTRSFQQSAAPNVSNNTRQHRQNRGRMNGHTNSHGKAYSSQSAASSKDSSAQQSGQAIFVLGGHRNVMEKGSGISSSGGSQGSEMLHSMLATAVPEQQKQILGERLFPLIKKLKPNLASKITGMLLEMDNAELLLLLESPESLSAKVEEAVQVLKNSTTKVSGQEAFHPNLLSAEVTVN; translated from the exons ATGGCGGCGGCGACGGTGGTTCCGGCGACGACAGTGGTTCCGGCGACGGCGTCGCTCTACGTTGGAGACCTGCACCCTGATGTGGTAGACAGCGAGCTGTTCGAGGCGTTCTCGGAGTTCAAGAGCATCGCCTCCGTTCGAATCTGCAAAGACTCTGCCACAGGGAGGTCACTCTGTTACGGTTACGTCAACTTCATTTCTCACCAAGACG CAAGTCGTGCAATTGAGTTGAAGAATCATTCTTTACTACATGGAAAAGTGATAAGGGTCATGGTCGCGAGTCGCGATCCTGATGTGAGAAAAAGTGGCAGAGGGAATGTTTTTGTTAAG AACTTAGCTGAATCCATAGATAATGCGGAATTACATGATTTATTTCAAAAGTTTGGAAATATCTTGTCCAGCAAAGTTGTGATGTCGGAGGATGGGAAGAGCAAAGGGTATGGCTTTGTTCAATTTGAGTCAGAGGAATCTGCAAATGCTGCCATCGAGAAGTTGAATGGCATTACTGTTAAAGATAAGCAGAT ATATGTTGGGAATTTTGTGAAAAAGAGTGAACGCATACTGCCTGATCCTGAAGCCaaatatacaaatatatacatCAAGAATTTGGACCCAGATATTACGGAAGAACTCCTTCAGAAGAAGTTTTCTTCTTTTGGAAAAATTATGAGCCTGGCTATAGCAAAAGATGCCAATGGGATGTCAAAGGGTTTTGCATTTGTGAACTATGATAACCCAGAGGAAGCTAAACAGGCAATGGAAACAATGAATGGATCACAATTTG GTTCAAAGATTCTATATGTAGCCAGGGCACAAAAGAAGGCTGAGCGTGAGCAGATCTTAAATCATCTGTTTGAAGAGAAACGTAAGGAACACATCTTGAAATACAAG GGATCAAACATTTATGTGAAGAACATTAATGATAGTGTCACTGATGACCAACTACGAGAGCACTTCAGTGCATGTGGCACAATTACATCTGCTAAAGTCATGCAAGATGAGAAAGGTGTAAGCAAGGGGTTTGGCTTTGTCTGCTTCTCTACCCCTGAGGAGGCCCATAAAGCAGTGAACACTTTTCATG GATGCATGTTCCATGGTAAACCACTATATGTTGCTCTTGCCCAGAGGAAAGAGGATAGGCAAACACAGTTGCAGCTCTACTTTTCTCAGCAATTACCAGGGCTAGGTGCACCTTCAAATGCAGTTATTCCTGGTGGATATCCTCGTTTCTACTATACTGGTGGAGTTCTTTCACATGTCCCTTCTCAACCTGGGATGATGTATCAACAACATCTTGGATTGAGGTCAGGTTGGAGGGCTAATAATGCTTTTGCACCTCCCACTAGATCATTTCAGCAGTCTGCAGCTCCTAAC GTTTCAAACAATACTAGGCAGCATAGGCAAAACAGAGGTAGGATGAACGGACACACAAATTCACATGGAAAAGCATACTCTTCTCAGTCAGCAGCCTCTTCTAAAGACTCAAGTGCCCAGCAG TCTGGACAGGCTATTTTTGTTCTCGGTGGACACCGGAATGTGATGGAAAAAGGATCTGGAATTTCATCCTCTGGAGGGTCTCAGGGATCAGAAATGCTGCATAGTATGCTTGCTACTGCTGTCCCCGAGCAACAGAAACAGATACTTGGCGAGCGTCTTTTCCCACTTATCAAGAAACTCAAG CCTAACTTGGCATCAAAGATTACAGGAATGCTTTTGGAGATGGACAATGCAGAATTGCTGCTGCTCCTGGAATCACCGGAATCACTTTCTGCAAAGGTGGAAGAAGCTGTGCAAGTGCTTAAGAATTCCACCACCAAGGTTTCTGGCCAGGAAGCATTTCATCCGAACTTGCTTTCGGCTGAAGTTACCGTTAACTGA
- the LOC107626438 gene encoding aspartic proteinase-like protein 2 — protein MGTPPKEFNVQIDTGSDILWVSCNTCSNCPQSSGLGIELNYFDTVGSSTAALVPCSDSICASEVQGAAAECSQANQCSYTFQYGDGSGTTGYYVSDTMYFDMILGQSSLANSSATVVFGCSNYLSGELTKSDKAVDGIIGFGPGPLSVVSQLSSRGITPKVFSHCLKGDGNGGGILVLGHILDPNIVYTPLLPSQPHYNVNLQGISVNGQPLSINADVFATSANRGTIVDSGTTLAYLIQEAYDPLVNAITTAVSQSTNPFISKGLQCYLLSTSISDIFPQVSLNFEGGASMVLKPEQYLMHNGVMDGQSLWCIGFEKVQEGVSILGDLVLKDKVIIYDLAHQQIGWANYDCSSPVNVSVATSKDEYINARQTSVSGADIGILSKLLPVSIVALSVHIAIFAPFL, from the exons ATGGGAACACCTCCAAAAGAATTTAATGTGCAGATTGATACCGGAAGTGACATCTTGTGGGTTAGCTGCAATACTTGCAGCAATTGCCCTCAATCTAGTGGACTTGGG ATTGAGCTCAATTACTTTGACACGGTTGGCTCATCCACGGCTGCGCTGGTTCCATGCTCAGACTCGATATGTGCTTCTGAGGTTCAAGGTGCAGCTGCTGAATGTTCTCAGGCTAACCAGTGCAGCTATACATTTCAGTATGGAGATGGAAGTGGAACGACAGGATACTATGTTTCTGATACAATGTATTTTGATATGATCCTGGGACAGTCTTCACTTGCTAACTCTTCAGCGACTGTTGTTTTTGG GTGTAGCAACTATTTGTCTGGAGAATTGACTAAATCAGATAAAGCAGTTGATGGAATTATTGGGTTTGGCCCTGGTCCTCTATCTGTTGTATCACAATTGTCTTCGCGTGGTATAACACCCAAAGTTTTCTCTCATTGTTTAAAAGGAGATGGCAATGGAGGAGGCATACTGGTTCTTGGTCATATTTTGGATCCAAATATAGTTTATACCCCACTGCTTCCATCACA ACCTCATTACAACGTAAACCTCCAGGGCATTTCTGTCAATGGACAACCCCTCTCAATTAATGCAGATGTATTTGCAACATCTGCCAATCGAGGAACTATAGTGGACTCCGGTACAACATTGGCATATCTTATTCAAGAGGCTTATGATCCTCTTGTCAATGCA ATTACTACAGCAGTGTCACAGTCTACAAATCCTTTTATTTCAAAAGGACTTCAGTGTTATCTTCTCTCAACCAG TATAAGTGATATATTTCCTCAAGTCAGCTTAAACTTTGAGGGTGGAGCATCAATGGTTTTAAAACCAGAACAGTACCTTATGCATAATGGTGTCATG GATGGTCAGTCATTGTGGTGCATCGGTTTCGAGAAAGTGCAGGAGGGAGTCTCAATTTTAGGAG ATCTGGTTTTAAAAGATAAGGTAATCATCTATGACTTAGCACATCAACAAATTGGATGGGCCAACTATGACT GTTCCTCCCCTGTAAACGTTTCTGTGGCTACAAGCAAGGATGAGTACATCAATGCCAGACAAACGAGTGTCAGCGGTGCAGATATAGGCATCCTCTCCAAGTTACTACCTGTAAGCATTGTGGCTCTCTCTGTGCACATAGCAATTTTCGCTccatttttgtaa